Genomic window (Maylandia zebra isolate NMK-2024a linkage group LG11, Mzebra_GT3a, whole genome shotgun sequence):
CTATTCAGACTGGTACCGTCTAAAAAAGGCAGTTTCCTGGATACTTACGTTCAAGCAGCTGCTTGGCAGGTTAAGTGCGCATCGGAAGCTTCTCACGTCACAAGCAAGTGGCTGTGACAGCAGTAAAAGGAAATCTGAAAGGGTTGCAGGTCAAATGCAGCAGTTCAAAACATGTATTAAGGGATCTTCACTTACCACTGCAGATGTTGCAAAGGGAGAAACTGAGATTGTTAAGTTTTGTCAAAATCAAAGCTTCGCAGAAGAAATTGCAAGTCTTCAAAAGGGTGACAAGCTTAAAAGGAGCAGTCACATTGTGAAGCTGGATCCTTTTGTCCAGGATGGAGTTTTAAGGGTTGGCGGTAGGTTGCATGAGTCTGCACTACCAGCCGATGTTAAGCATCAAGTGATTCTCCCTAAAAGTCATCATGTTTCTACTTTGATTCTGAGACACATTCACCAAGAAACAGGCCATGGAGGAAGGAATTACATATTATCCAGGCTGAGAGAAAGATTCTGGATTCCACAGGCAGATTCAGCAATAAGAAAGATCCTGTCAAAGTGTGTAACATGTAGAAGGACATCTGCGAAACCTGGTGAACAAAGAATGGCAAACTTGCCACAAGATCGCCTGATTCCTGACAAACCTCCATTCACAAATGTGGGCGTAGACTATTTTGGACCTTTTGAGGTCAAGCATGGGCGCAGCAGAGTTAAGCGATATGGTGTATTGTTTACATGTCTTGCTGTTAGAGCAATACACATAGAAGTTGCCCACTCACTTGAGACTGATTCTTGCATAAATGCATTCAGGAGGTTTATTGCAAGACGAGGTCAAGTGTCTGTCATGAGATCAGACAATGGCACTAACCTTGTGGGTGCAGAAAGGGAAATGCGTGAAGCAATCAAGGGATGGAATCATTCAAAAATCTCAGAAATGCTCATGCAAAAGGGCATCACCTGGATATTTAACCCCCCAGCAGGGTCACATTTTGGAGGAATCTGGGAGAGACAAATTCGCTCAGTTAGAAGAATTCTTAACCAGATCCTAAAGCAGCAACCTCTGGATGATGAATGCTTGCGGACATTGCTATGTGAAGTTGAAGCAATTGTCAACGGCAGGCCAATAACAAGAGCGTCTAATGACCCCAATGATTTAGACGCACTTACACCTAATCATCTACTTCTTCTTAAAGGGAAGCCAGTACTGCCACCTGGATTGTTTCAAAGAGAGGacttgtatgcaaaaaaaaaggtggaGACAGGTGCAGTACCTGTCAGACATTTTTTGGAAGCGTTGGACTAAAGAGTATTTGCCGCTTCTACAAGAAAGACAGAAGTGGTTAGTGACTAGGAGAAATCTGAGACCAGGAGATGTTGTTCTCATAGTTGATGACAGTGCACCAAGAAGTTCCTGGTTAATGGGAAAGGTTGAGAGAACAGTTCCAGACTCACATGGACTTGTCAGACGTGTGTTTGTCAAAACCAAAACTAGCGTTTTGGAGAGGCCTATCGACAAGTTATGTTTGTTGCTTGAAATGGAGGCAACAGTTTGAATATCAGCCTCATGTGTAACAGATATATGTTCAACACATATGACTTATGTTTCATATAATGTTTGGTTAAGCCAGTTAGATTATGAGTGTTGATATTAAATGACGCTTTATTGTGTTAATATGTAATTGTTATGCCTTAGCAGTAACAATTAGGGGCCGGAATGTTAGCGCCATTTATAGTtattacatgttttattttgaaaagcctgaAAAGGATATGGTGCTTTTGTTGTGAAAGTTTTGTGAGAAATAAAGTAAGCGAATGGCGGAGCGacacgatggttttaccgtcgttgttgcacAAACCGACGCGTAAAACAGCCTCTTGTCCATCCAGACTCTTATTTTAGATATAAGAGAAATAGAGAACTCCAAGAAGAAACAAAGATAGCCACTAcagattgtattcaattagattttaaaaaaaatatcaagatcactaataaaaaaaagtcctctctcactgtactttcaaccaaaaggcaaataaccaaagcACATGTACAACTAATAAAggatataaatattgaaacactgatccaacattatcctttattgacggatcatttgatcttacacttttacctgaatgttgCTCCTGTTTTTGAAAAAACTCCCTCATATCCAatatgaacctggctgtctctctgtacacacacacacacacacacacacacacacacacacacacacacacaacaggagttataaggttaatgcgcatccagtcagttagctagttagtaCCTTGGGTTCAATATCGgcacatatgataaaataaccaGTTTCTCTCATTATATTTCAAACAAGACAGTGGTAACAGCAGCAGGCTACGGATAAtgttaagttttagattttaaataggctgtatacatttcaatggggcgatcgtggctcaagagttgggagttcgccttgtaatcggaaggttgccggttcgagccccggctcggacagtctcagtcgttgtgtccttgggcaagacacttcacccgttgcctactggtggtggtcagagggcctggtggcgccagtgtccggcagcctcgcctctgtcagtgcgccccagtgctacaatgtagcttgccatcactagtgtgtgaatgtgaatgggtggatgactggatatgtaaagcgctttggagtccttagggactagtaaagcgctatataaatacaggccatttaccaaaagGACGGTCAAATATCACTGAATTTACTACAGAGTAGGATggattgtagggtagcaaacatAGTCGGGAAACACGTTTTCAACAcagcaggttacctggtgtaatgtttttcagctaaaaacaaacatggtctgactcctacctaactatataaagagtaactgaaggttaaatgcagctaatatgtcctgttttaagccaggcataagtgcctggcttaaaactatacttttgttgttaaaatgttccaTCTCAATtaagtactgtatgctttttatatttttagtagtgtgtcacacaaacagcaaatattgtcaaaaaaagtaagaaatctttgggggtgctgaagctgaagcacccccaaaaatgggctaaaattGCCCCCGATAAACACAAAtaatattctttatttttactactttctacattgtaaATACATACTGAAGGCTTCAAATATATGAGGCAAGATATATgaaattatgtagcaaagaaaaaacagataaagagctctaaatatgttttatattttagattcctcaAAGCAGCctccctttgctttgttgacagcgctgcaaacccttgactttctctcaatgagcttcatgatgtagtcacctgaaatggttttcacttcacaggtgtaTCTTGTCAGGTTTCATTTGTGGAATCTTTCGCCTTCTTAATGCAGTCGGGACCATCAGTTGtgagaataaagaaaagcaagtaaatgagaaggtgtgtccaaacttttgactggtagtgtataaCATGTTTATTATTCCCAGCATCCATTTCACAGCCAAAGACTGAACATTTATTGATctttatgcatttttaaagcTGTGAATAAAAACATGCCACATTTGTCCGTCTGCATTACACACCTGACTTACACCCTGTTGATCCAACAGAATATCACAACGCTATATACTATAGACTTGTTCCATTTGCACAATGGAACACACTATGTAAATCTGACTACATCACATCACTTtgaaattaaaagcaaaaaggaaaataactcCTTGAAAAATGTCCCTCACCACATTAACTCCTTAGCATTATTTGTAGGTTATTAAAGTATGGAGAGCAGGAAATGAGTCCCTCAGCTGGTTCTAGTTATCTTGCTTCTTGCTTCATATGCAGTAAGAAACATGGGTTTAAATAGCTCTAAATAACATTATCATCATATTTGCCTTCAGATCAATCTACTGATCTTAAGGTAGAGGTCAAGGATCAAATGTCATGTGATATATTGATAGATTTTCATTTCATCTCAGACAGTACTGTCACAAAGCTCCCTGCTTGTCAGTTATGTGCATGTAGCCTTTAcattactgccatcttgtggctgACAGCTGCACTTTCAATCTGCAGCTCTTTTTTTTAAGGCCGTGCCACAATGGCTGGAGCTGGGTGAGCGGAGAGGACAGCAGCTTCTGGTAGTTTGTGCATGCACATTGTGGATAAACAGCTGACCCTTGATGGTAACTGACAGGCAAGCTGGCTCTGCTTTCACTGCTCTGAGACCAGCTGGAAATTGTGCTTCGTGTGGAAATACAGTTAGCAttaataagtaaaaaaaaaatgtaattcatgTACCATTTAACAGATGAGTTTTCTCTTGCTAACCACGATTGCCAACATTTTAGATGTAGAGAAGATGGAGCGTGAAAAAGTTTCTAAAGCTTCTACTACATTAACAAGGAAAGGGGTGATGATGAAGAAGAGGGATCGACAGCTTGGAGCATGTTCAGTCTGTtaaaacagacacagagaagacTCAGCAGAAGTTTCAGATTAGCCTGTTGAGCCTTTTATCGTTTTGTTATAATCATTTTTAATATGCTTTTTGAAAAATCATGATGTAGGTCTGTGTTTATGAGCTCATTAACCTTTTTTTCCAGAGGTAAGTGACCTTAAACAGAAAGGCCACTACAAGCATATGATTTATAAAGTATGCTTGATGTCAATCACAATATAAAgtattttttacttttgataTTTTATGCACAGTTTTCCAGTACAACAGTTATTACTGCTTCTTGTTTtttggttgggttttttttgttgttttttttgaggAATAGTTTGAAAAATGTATCCATCCCATTGTCAGTTTCAGCTAATACTAAATAATTTTTGGTAATATAGTTGATGTTTATTTAACTATAGAAGTCATAATATTTTACAAGTATTCAGCCAGGAATAAGTGCAGAATGGCGAAGATGTCCATGTAGAGTGCAGACAGGCAGcgtaaatgttttgtttctgcATATATAGACAATGTACACCACACTTGTAAGAGTCATAGTTTCTAAGTTAAAGCACTTTTTTTGGTCAGTTTTTaaccaataaatcattaaacTGACGTTGAAGATCTTGGTGGCTGTAAGCCAATTTCAGTGGATTACATACTGACAGAATGATGGCATGCACGCAGCACAGATTTGGCAGGTCCCGGTTCAGGTAGCCCAATTTAGTCTCACATTCAATGTGATGTTACTAAAGACAAAAACTACAATAActcctggacctgggatatagagtatgtttggggagtgtgattgtgtgtacagtgtctgtttctgtctgtctccacgtcgggTGAGTGCTGAATGTTTGCTTATGTGTATatgggaatgcacgtttgtgcctgtgtgtgcctgtttgtctgtgtctatatgtcaggtcgggtcttagactccacctctctgggaacatctcCAGCTCTTCGAGGTATGGAgacctatctcccctcaccacactccctgccggtggctgatgccctcagacgtcggtggttcttggtgtctggggctgggagctcatgtatgtaccggctcactcctgttGGCGgcttggcggggcctggtgcctgtggcccggctgggcccctTCTGGGGGTGGGGCaccctcaggcctctgggcctggggctcggtcctctctggcacagctggctgccaggCTGCCATGCttgcttcttttttcccccatttgtATTTCAAATGCctaaacactgttttttttttaccaaacacATTTCCAGTTTTCCAGTTTccagttttttgtgtgtttccacACTGGCTGCCAGCAGAGCCCACGGACATGTCACTGCAACCCCTTCTGGCCTCTGCtctgtggctgctgggtgacccctcGTCTGGGGctttcctcagctcttcccaggagggtggcacagttgcccctttggtggtcctccttgggtccTCATACTCTGggtcctctggatgtctggagttttgatctcctccatacctgcttcatgccctgggggacggggctatggctccccacactccctagcagattgttacatggagaaaccttttgaatacaagcgtgctgatccacacaggtgtacacacaggtgttcacagacacaaactacacctttcttggcaaagcacattgtgcgctctCTATCTTGCGTGGTGCacaataacatttaatatttagtatctattGTTAAAAACAGGGCATAATGACTGGATTTCTTGCTGTAGTGTCGAAAAGGACACTAGTTTGTTTTACAATCACTTATATCATAGTGATACACATGTAAGGACATGGCAGGCCTCTAGTACAAGTGTCAAATGCAGTGTATTAGCACCAGGAGCTAAAGAAAAATCTTGATAAATTATGCACTTTTCAGGAAACTAGGATATCAGGAAACTATAGAATagattagaatagaataaacctttattatccCATGaatgagaaatttgggtgttaCACAGCTCTTATAGCAAGAGGAATATAGACATAAAGTGGTCCTATAAACATAAGCAACCGAAGTTCTTATGCCTAAATAAAATTGTACAGAGATATGTATAAAATTTATATTCATAAAGTTATATTCATATTTACCAGTTACTTTACACAGCAATCTTACTTCACCACCATCTGCAGCTTTACCCAAAGCAAACACAAGCTCTTATAGCAAACATGAAGTTAACATAGAGTGGTGTGCACATGTCAAAATCTTGGCAGAGTACCCACTCTCTTTTACAGTGCTGCCACCTTGTGAGCAAAGTCTAAAACTTCAGGTGAACTTCTACAGTACACTTGAAATGTACATTAAAACATCAAATTCAGTTCAGATCAAGTACATTTTCAGGGTAAACAACAATACAACACAAAGCTCTGTTTATCAGTAATGTCATTACCACAAATTATATACATTTATGTATCAGAGTACAGGACTGGTTTATGTGTGGTTTATCCCCAACTCCCATTCAGGCCATCTTTGATCCCTACTGCAACTCCCAGAAGTGTAACAGTGTCATCATACTTCTAAAGCTGTCCTCCTCAGCACAGGTATACTGTGCTTCATCTGTTTGTCTACTCTTATCCAACAGCAGCATCCACTGAACCAAATGTGTGGTCACTGGCTGGAGCTGGACTGAACAAACCTGTGACTTTATTTCCAAAGTTAAATTTGCATAAATATTTGCACAGTTTTGCCtacacaaatgtaaaaaaacaacaaccccaaaaccaaaaaaaccaacacTTCTACATAACCAGAATATCTCCCAGAGAAAAATGGGAGGGGGGGCATCATTTTCCATTAGACTCATTAATTGTGCGTCCTAGCAAGCCCTCGCTATGTAAAACAAACTGATGCACCCCTGCTCAGTCCTGATCCATCATCAGTGTGTCCTACCTGCAACACTGGATTAACCACACTATTGCTTATAACGTGCAATgtgcaaacaaatacaaaatctcCAACACATGCATGCAAGAAGGAATACTGTGCTTTATGGCACAACTAAGGAGGAGCCTAACAAAAACACGTGGTTACATATTTACCATCTCTCAATGTATGTTATATGTATGATAAACAGCACACTAAAAACACTATAAACAGCTGTcttggtttgttgtttttcatatCCAGTGTCTGTGAGGATTTTTGAAAGTGGGCAAAGTGTACCACACTGTGCTGAAGCTTTGGGTTATAATTATTGATTTCTTGACTACAACAATCAATGTGACAAacaatgtgatttaaaaaaaaaaacttttaggTTTTTAGctgataattttttttatttgcaaatgTAACTTTTCATCCTCAAGCTTTTTAAACCATGTTTATTAGTACTGGAATCCACTACACTGCCTTTATACAGATTTTAACCTGTGAATAAAACATGCTGATTAAGTGCCCCTTGGGCTCACTGCAAGACCCCTCCCATGCAGCTGAGCCTGATGCTTTTCCCAGCAATTGGTAGGTCACCAGGTAATTTTGCCTAGccctaaaaaaaattataattgtCTTTGAGTTTCTATCCTAGGGCTGCCTCAAGGGGGGGGTCCGGGTTTCCCATTTCAAGTGACGTTACACAACTCCAATTTTCCATTTCATCATTTTAGTATGGTCACTGCTGGGACCAATTTGCAATTGGAACTCATACCAAAGCCTGTTGCCCAAGGGAAATACAGCTCCTGTGGCTTACAACTAATGTGCAAACGAATCTGTAGCATCTGTACTACATCACAGTTAACGGGGATCCTAACATTGAAACAAAAATGCACAATTACCTTTGGGTTACTTTTGTCAAATGTGTTCATCTGAAGAACGCATTCTTCAGAACAACATGCATTCTGGTAATGCTGTACTTTAAAGTTTGTTAGCTCTGAAGTACCTGCCATCAGGCAAGGCAGTAAAATGCTGCCCTTGAGGATCTGCCTGGGGCTACAGACAGCTGTCAGGTCCGGGGGGACTGTCATTGCTGTGCTTTAAAGTTTGTCAGCCCTCAAGGACCTGTCAGTGGTCTGGTGCCCCAAGCATTTGCCTGCCTCGCCTGATGGTGAGCAGTGTGTCTGATGGCAGCCTCTAGCCCACACATCAAATATAGGCTATTAACATCAACAGCTCAAAGAGAAGAGTAATCAAGACATGCATCATCTTGTTATAATATGGAATGGTAACTTTAAATTGTGTACATGAGCAAATTTCAGCAAATTACATACACATTTAGTAACTACTACACAGCAACCATCCTCATTCTCCATTAATCTCTAGTTTGacacaaagcaaacacaaagcAAGCACAAACCCAACCTACAACAAAGGTAAAACTAAAACAATACCTGTCAACATCTTCGTGGAGTAATCACTGCCTTTTACAATTTTGCCACCTTCTGGTCAAAGTCCATAATTTCAGGTGAACCCCTACAGCACTCTGGAAATGTACCTCACAACAATCAATTCACTGCCAACCTTAAAGCAAACAGAATAAATCTTTCACATTACTCAGAAATTAAACTATAAAATTATGTGTTTGCCCTCTGGATGCTTATGCATCTTCTTTATTGCAGGATGGCAGTTGATACAGACTATTGTAAGTCACTTATAGTGTCCCATAACAATACaccttctttgttttcttcagtCCACTGTGGGATCCTGGAAGAATATGATCACCCCTACAATGAAGAGTCAATTCAGATAAAGTATATTTTCAGGTTTAGCAACAACACCAGACGAATTAAAGCTCTCTTAAAATGCGAGCCCTTGTCTGAATGTATTTACTACCCACCAGCTACCTGTCCATCTTCTTTATTGCAGAATGGGAGTATTTTATGTACGGTTTATTACCACATCTTTATTCAGGCCATGACTGTGTGTCACTTGTTTGCCTGCTGTCGTCTATCAGTATTTTCTCTGGTATTTCCTCATCAGTGGATGAGGCTAGACTAAACTGCAGGTACATTTACATGAACATTTGCACAGTTTTGCTTACACAAATGAAATGCtaaaaataatcataataaaataaataaatgtaaaaaaaaaacataatatgcCATCAGACTCTTCCCACTTCATTCTTGGTCCTGTGATGGAATTTTCTGttaataaagtctgcaacatgATCAGCTGTGGCCCAGCTTTTTGAATTATTGCATGCAGGAGAGCTGACACaaatcaaacatcacagttctaCAGTCACGACAGCTCTGTCTTTGGGACATTGCAGCTCGTCTTTTATaccttcacacacacaactccTGTACCTTAGAGTTTCTTTCCCACCCGCGTTGCTGCTGGGCAGAGAGCCACTCCCAGTATCTTTCTCTAAGAAGCACCTGGCGCTGGCCTCCCTGGGAATTTTCATATAGTCAGCAGATAACATAGTTGAGCATGCTACACCATGTCATATTGACCTTCAAATAAAGGCTATGCAAAACTCTATGGTGAATTTCAAACCACCTAAATCCGAATGTTAGAATAAACTAGAATTTTTCTTCATCACAGTCCCAGCAAGCCAATCCATGCTGATCCATAAGTGAGTCCTACCTGCAAAACTGGATAAACGAAACTATTGCTTATCACTAATGTGCAAACACATGTAAAATCTGCAGCAAATGCATGCAAGAAGGATTACTCTACTTTAGAGCACAGCTAATAGGGATCctataaaagacaaaaacacatgaTTACAAGTTTCACACCTTCCACAGAGCATTGATATTTCACCTGATGCTTCTATCTGTTGGATATCTTGTGTTGAAATCCTCAAAGAGTTActaaatgaaaatgtaacatAGACACAATGCACTGCAATAAATGCTACTCTTTTAAGGTTTGTCCAACCTTTTTAGTGTAATTAGAAAAATGGGTAGAGGTGTGGTGGAGAAACATAAAGGTGTTTCTGTTCTCTGGTGCATAATCTGAGGGGGAGGAGTAACAAGAGCAAATAAAAGCAGCAAAAGATCAAGTTCAACATTGAATAAACACAGACTCTCTCAGCTAAAAGGAACATGGGGAATGGTGAGATCGTTTAAACACATATTagcatttcttttaaatgtcatCAGGTGAAAGGTGATATGATTTCAcgaacttttttgttttgtttttaggtaACATCAGTTCAGCTGCATATCAATCCTCTGGGCTGGAGGCAGCTTCCAGACACATACAAACAGCCTCTATTGTCATCtactgtgtgatatttatagTTGGCACTCTGGGCAATGGTTTGGTTATCTACGTGACAGGCttcaaaatgcagaaaacagtgGAGACAGTTTGGTTTCTCAACCTGGCCATAGCTGACTTTCTCTTCACAGCCTTCCTGATTTTCTCGatcatttctctctctcagagTCACCAGTGGCCTTTTGGACAATTCATGTGCAAGCTCAACACCTTTGTGAGTGTAGTCAACATGTTTGCCAGTATCTTTACTCTGATGGTGATGAGTTTGGATCGTTATTTGTCCATCTGGATGGTGGTGTGGGCCCACAACAAGCGCACAGTCTGCAAAGCTCAGCTCATATGTGTTGGTATCTGGGTGATTGCTGCGGTCTGCAGCACTCCTTATGCCACTTTTCGCACTGTTTCAGAAAGCAATGGGAGTCATTATTGTCACTATAATTTTACAAGCAAGGAATCAACATGGAGTCTATATACTTTTCGCTTTCTTATGGGCTTTGTGATTCCATTCCTGGTAATACTTGTGACTTATGTAGCCATAGGCATCCGTGCAATGCGCATGCCGAGAACAAGGCGACAGAGATCCTGTCGAATCATTTTCGCCATCATTTTTACATTCTTCATCTGCTGGTTACCCTTCCACGTTTTCAACTTCATAGAACCAGCTTCAACTAACCCAGATCTCAGGAACATTGTTAGAATCATGGGTCCTCTGACTGTGAGTCTGGCTTTTCTGAACAGCTGCCTGAACCCCATCCTctatgttttcatgtgtgaagaATTCATGAAGAAGCTTGGGCAGTCCATATGTTTTGTACTTGAGAGTGCTCTGGCAGAGGACCACATATCATTTATGTCCACTCACTCCATGTCATTAACTTTGTTAAAGACTTTCCAAAAGTCAGACGCTGCAGCAACTTCAAATAGGACGGACACGGCTGATTTGAAATCCTTCACAGAAAGCAAAGTGATCACAGAGGAGACACCGAACACTGAATAAGATTTCAACATCAGCCAATGTAAActgaaatacattatttcatatcaAACTGAGTTAAATCGTGCACTCATGCACAGAACTGTGTTAATACGTTACTTCATGTTAAAGCACAGATTTACTTTTAACTGCTCTTACTATTGCAGGGAGTACTCTCACTGTACTCTCTTCAAgtgtaagaaagaaaagttaCTACTTCTCTGATCAATCTTAGTACCAGAAAAACTATGTGAAAGTGCTGCAGCTTTGGGTTgtaattattaatttattgattaaaaaaccaATGTGACTTTTATGTGAATTTTTTTAGACTTTCAAGATTacatttaataagttttctatTTGTGTACATAACTTTTTCATGTTTGAGCTTATTAGGCCATGTTTATTAGTATCAGCATCCAtttccagtgttgggaaggttacttttaaaaatttattaaaCTAttgattacagaatacatgccccagaATGTAAtttgtaacgtattctgttaagttactcaatgagagtataACGCATCCtgaatattttgtattgtttaatacattatcatgctttttacaactacatgaatgtactattgatgtgtgatttattaatattactgaaggctactcgtcataccaataccaactagatttttaaataatataatataatatgagTAACagattaatttatataattaattaatataaaatgagcaaCAGTAGGGTGGGCGTAGAAAACTATTTCTGTATCagtaatatgttttctttttgtctgctttcagaactgcacGTGCTTATTTGCAGCTACCAGGTTGTTAAAGTTATCCATCAAGTCTAACAGTCTGCAGTCTATTATGAACTAACCTCAGCTAAAGCCAACTAATAATGTTAGCTCAGTGccgagtagccttcagtaatagtaataaatcacacagcaatactACATCGAAGATACTGAGGTGGCTCATAACCAGGTGGCTACCACAACTAAAACAAGGTAGTTGCAGTAAactaatgttgtttttgtttttttaaagaacttgcTTCCAGATGTGTCTTTAAGTTGGAGTCTTTTGACCCTGAGAGCAGCTTGGTTGCTGGCAAACACAGTTTGCATTGAACAGTCAGATTTCGCCCATCCCTTTCTTCCTTAAATGTGACATTGTGTCGGAATTTCCAAGTAGAGAATGCATTCCTGCCCGTGCACTGCTGGCTTTGTTGTGCTGGCTCCGGGT
Coding sequences:
- the LOC101470267 gene encoding C3a anaphylatoxin chemotactic receptor-like, translating into MGNGNISSAAYQSSGLEAASRHIQTASIVIYCVIFIVGTLGNGLVIYVTGFKMQKTVETVWFLNLAIADFLFTAFLIFSIISLSQSHQWPFGQFMCKLNTFVSVVNMFASIFTLMVMSLDRYLSIWMVVWAHNKRTVCKAQLICVGIWVIAAVCSTPYATFRTVSESNGSHYCHYNFTSKESTWSLYTFRFLMGFVIPFLVILVTYVAIGIRAMRMPRTRRQRSCRIIFAIIFTFFICWLPFHVFNFIEPASTNPDLRNIVRIMGPLTVSLAFLNSCLNPILYVFMCEEFMKKLGQSICFVLESALAEDHISFMSTHSMSLTLLKTFQKSDAAATSNRTDTADLKSFTESKVITEETPNTE